The Desulfuribacillus alkaliarsenatis nucleotide sequence TAAATCCTGCCTGAATTGCTCCTCGAAGCATTTCAAACTTGGTCGTATCGCCACCAGAAATTGCAATTGCGAATTCTACTATTCGATCACTGACCGCTTCTGCTCCCAAGGGACCGTCATCTGCAATTAATGCGGCCGCTTCTGCACGGGTTTCGTCATCTACTTCAATATACTCAGAATTGATTTCCTTACCAAACAATTGCTCTAGGGTATATCCCTGCTTTAATAACATCTTTTCTACTAAGTTACGTAGTTGACTATATGCTTTCTCACTTTCAGCTCTGAGCTTATCAATAGTCTTATAATCTGGCTCAACCATATCTGCCTGTGATTTTGGCTTATCATAAGTTGCCTTCTTAGCACCGTCCGCATTGGACGGAGTATAGACTGCTGCTGGCGTTTGCTTAGCTTGAGCTGCTGTTGCTTGTGCTTTTTTCTCTGAGGTGTTAGCTTGCTTACCTTTATTACTGACATCCTTTTCAATAGGTTTGTAGCTTTGAACTGACGCTTGAACTGGAGGTATATTCATCCTTGACCTCTCCCTTCCTTAATGTGTTACTTAGTTATCGGAAGAAATAGGTAAAATGTTAACCCATCTTTGCTTTTCTATTTCGTGTACATGAACTACATATGTGTCACAAAACATATCATGCCAGCTCAGCTTCTTGGGATGAAAAGCGACCCAAAGATAACCAATATGACTTCCTAATAGCTGCGAAATTGCTCGCCCTGGGATTTCGCGAATAAGCACCGTTATCCAATCTAAATATTCGCCGTCGCGCTTTACTACACGTATACCCATTATCATCTTCCCCAATGTTTGCGACCAATAGCGAGTCATAACTGTAAAATAGACAAATCCAATTAGACCTACCGTTGCAAATCCAATAGTCATCCATTGGGTTATAGCCGTTGGTAATTCAATTAACCTAAAGAGGATACTTAGGAATATGGCACTTAGAGCTCCAATACTTATCAGGTCAACTATATATGCTAAAAACCGAACCCAAAAGCCTGCCGTTCTATATTTTACTTTTCGCAGGTGCTTATCTTCAAGTTCCTTATTCTCATGTGCTTCTACTTCTGTTAATACGCTGCTAATCTCATCCACACTCCTCTACCAATGCCATAAATACAGCAATGATGGTTGATTAGTTAACGGCGCTAGCTGTTCCATAGGATTTATTCCTCTGAACAATGTGCTTAGACTCGGGGAGCTATAAAACATTTTTCGAAACTGAGCCCACTCATCTACAGTAAAGGTAATTACAGTTGGATCCACTACGCCAGCCATTGTAGCTACTTCTTCAATAGCATCTTCCAAGATACCTAGTTCATCGACTAAGCCTACCTGCTGCGCTTGTGAGCCTGTATAGATTCTGCCATCGGCAATTTCTAACACCCTTTCACGCTCCAAGCCCCTTCCTGCAACAATTACATCTACGAAAAACTGATAGCTCTCATCAACTATAGATTGAACAATCGCGTTCTGTTCATCTGTCATATCGTCATATGGCGACATTAAAGCTTTGTTCGGACCGCTAGTAAATGTCTGATCCTTCACCCCATAGTTGTCCATTAATTCTTTAATATTCAAACCACTAATAATTACACCAATTGATCCAGTTAGGGTATTCCGATTAGCAAATATCTTATCAGCTGGAGCAGATATATAATAGCCCCCAGATGCTGCTACCCTGCCCATATAGACAACAAACGGCTTATTATACTCTTCCTTCAACCGCACAATCTCTTGATGAATTTCATCACTTTCAAACACCCCACCACCTGGTGAGTTTACATGCATAACAATACCTTTAACCTCAGGGCTAGCAAAAGCGTGCTCAAGCTGACTTAAAAAGTTTTGATGGTTATACACTGGAATTGAAAATAAACCAGCATTAGCACCATCAATGATTTCCCCTTTTAATTCCAGAAGAGCAATTTGATCAGCTCCTCCATCCTGATAAACTTCTACCATCCAATCCGTACCTGCTTTTCTCCAATCTGTAGCTGCCGGCGGAGTTGCTGCCATTTGCACAAATAGCAAAGCCACGAATACCGCTACGGCAATCCAGCGCTTTCTATTCATTATGCTATTCCCCTCTTTTTCCGTGATGTTTTTTGTAATATTTTTTGTAGCTTTCTAGCATGATTTCCATCACCTTAATTCTACCTGCTTTTTTCTGCTCAAAGTGGATTACATGCCAAGGCGCTACATCAGTTGTTGTCTTCTCTAACAGATCATTAATAGCTACTTCATAATCATCCCACTTGTCCCGATTGCGCCAATCGTCATCACTCAATTTCCAACGTTTATAGGTATGAGTCTCACGATCTTTTAAACGTTTATATTGCTCATCCTTTGTTATATGCAAGAAGAATTTAACCACTAGGAAACCATTATTTGCTAGCTTTTTTTCAAAATCGTTAATTTCTTCGTACGCCTGCTCCCATTCATGCTTGGCGCACAACTGTTCAACACGTTCAACCAGTACGCGCCCATACCAGCTTCTATCAAATATCCCTAACTCCCCATACATAGGCAGGCGTATCCAGAACCTGCGCATATAGTGATGTTTTAATTCCGTAGGAGTTGGAGGGCCTATTGGATGTACATCATACATCCTTGGATCAAGCTTTTCAGTTATGCGTTTAATAACCCCACCTTTACCTGCTGCATCCCAGCCTTCAAACACCAATACCACTGGTATCTTGTCTTCAAGGAACCGAATTTGATATTTAAGTATTTCAAATTGTAATTCAGATAGTCTATCTTTGTACTCATCTTCTGATATTTTATCTAATTTTTTAATAGAGCTTAAATCAATTATACCTGCAGACTTCATAAAAATCCCCCCTATCCTCAAATTGTGTTCGTTAATTGTGTTCGTTTGTTGTATTCGTTCGTTGTGTCTCTTATTTATGTTTTATATCGTCTTATGGCTTCTTAAACTTTATATAAAAGGACGGACATTTAAGTTCTTGTTTTTCACATACAAAGCCTGCTTTTGTTGCATAATCTATTATCGCTTCAAGGGTTTGCTCTTTAGACTCCCCCCCTAAACCATAGGAAGCATTAACTACTTCATTATCTGGCAAGAAAATCTTTAACTTTCCAACAAACACTTGCTTATCTGTCTTTATTGAAAAATCCCAGAGATGCACCTCTCCGCCACTTCTTAAAACCCTAAAGCATTCATTAAAAAATTGCTGCTTGCTTTCTTGCTCCCGTAAATACATACAGGTGAAAAAACTCGTTACGACATCGAAGCTTTCATCATCTAGAGGCATTTCCCTCGCATCGCCTTGAATCCAATGAATCTTCGCACCAACTGCATCTTCGATACCCTTCTCTTTAGTAGCATCTATTTCTTCTTCTGCTGCTTCTAGTCCAAAGATGTCTTTTCTGATGCTACGGAATATAACTGCCTCTCCTCCAGCCCCAACATCTAAAACATCACTGCTATCTGCGACAGAAAAGTCCCTTAAGTCCACTTCGATTCCTGTAACCTCTTCTACATCTTTAGCACTAATAGGCCTTGTTAGTTCAGCCTTTCCCATCGGGATGCACCTCCTAAATCTTATCTATTCAGAATACATGTTTAGCTTTTTTAGCTTCGTTTAGCATTTAGCATCTTGTGCCTTTAGCTAATATATGCTTTTACAATAATGGAGATAACAGCCTTGCACCTGATTCCTTTATTTTGTTAGTTAGTGGACGCTTAATAAACTCCTCATAGGTTATTAGTCGACATTCCTTTAAATCCTGTTGGAAATCTGCCTCTAAGCGCTTCACGGTCTCTTCGTTGTATATAAGTGCATTTACCTCATAGTTCAATTGAAAGCTCCTAATATCCATATTAGCAGAGCCAATTGACGCTATAACACCGTCAACTATTAATAGCTTTGCATGGATAAAACCCTTTTGATACTGATAAATTTTTACTCCCGCTTCTAAGAGCTCCTCTAAATAGGATTGTGTTGCCCAGTACACAATATAGTAGTCAGGTACATCAGGAATAATAATACGTACATCTACACCACTTAGAGCAGCAGTTTTTAGTGCCATAATAATACTGTCGTCTGGAATGAAATATGGCGATGTAATATGTATAGAATCCTGGGCCGTTGCCATCGTTAGATAATAAAGCTGCATTATCGTATCCCACTCAGAGTCAGGGCCACTGGCAGCTATTTGCACTAGCTGTTCTCCACTTCCACCAAAAGTATGGGTTGGAAAATAGCGATCTGCATTTAAATTCTCATTACTGACAAAGTGCCAGTCATTAATAAATATTTTCTGTAAGAAGTAGACAGCATCCCCTTCAAGCTGCAGATGGGTATCGCGCCAAAAGCTAAACACCTTGCCCTTACCTAAATAGTTATCACTAATGTTAATGCCACCAACAAAACCAACCTTCCCATCGACAACTATAATCTTACGATGGTTCCGATAATTCATTCTACTATTTAGAAACGGTACGCGAATTGGCACAAAGCAATGTACTTCTCCACCAGCTTCTTTTAATTCTTTAAAGAACTTTGGTTGAAAATCTACCTTCCAGCTACCAACACCATCATAAATGACCCGTACCTTTACACCTTCTTTAGCTTTTTTCAATAGTTTTTGCTTAAAGGCATGACCAATACGGTCATTTCTAATAATAAAGTACTCTACATGAATATGATCTGTCGCTTTATCAATAGCTTTAAACACAGCACTAAACTTCTCAAAGCCATTGGTTAAAACTTTAGCACGGTTATTAGTCGTAAAAGGTGACTGATTACTCTGTAATAACAGCTTCATAATACGCTTTTTTGAATAATATTTCTCGTCTAAAAATGTTTCTTTATCCTTTAGTATCTGCTTTTGTGTATCTATAATCGCATTGACGTCACCAATGGGCTTAATCATTTCCTTTTGCTTAACCCTGCGTTTCTTCCGAAAATTGCGTCCAAAGAATATGTAAAAAACAAATCCAACTACAGGGAGCAAATATAAGACTGTAAGCCAAGTAACCGTTTTGGACGGGTTACGATTTTCAAGGACAATTACAATTGCAATAAATATTATAGAAATTGAAAAAACTGCAGATATAACCCATGTTATAGTCGACGTTAAATCCATTA carries:
- a CDS encoding polyphosphate kinase 2 family protein yields the protein MKSAGIIDLSSIKKLDKISEDEYKDRLSELQFEILKYQIRFLEDKIPVVLVFEGWDAAGKGGVIKRITEKLDPRMYDVHPIGPPTPTELKHHYMRRFWIRLPMYGELGIFDRSWYGRVLVERVEQLCAKHEWEQAYEEINDFEKKLANNGFLVVKFFLHITKDEQYKRLKDRETHTYKRWKLSDDDWRNRDKWDDYEVAINDLLEKTTTDVAPWHVIHFEQKKAGRIKVMEIMLESYKKYYKKHHGKRGE
- a CDS encoding RDD family protein — encoded protein: MDEISSVLTEVEAHENKELEDKHLRKVKYRTAGFWVRFLAYIVDLISIGALSAIFLSILFRLIELPTAITQWMTIGFATVGLIGFVYFTVMTRYWSQTLGKMIMGIRVVKRDGEYLDWITVLIREIPGRAISQLLGSHIGYLWVAFHPKKLSWHDMFCDTYVVHVHEIEKQRWVNILPISSDN
- the sppA gene encoding signal peptide peptidase SppA; the protein is MNRKRWIAVAVFVALLFVQMAATPPAATDWRKAGTDWMVEVYQDGGADQIALLELKGEIIDGANAGLFSIPVYNHQNFLSQLEHAFASPEVKGIVMHVNSPGGGVFESDEIHQEIVRLKEEYNKPFVVYMGRVAASGGYYISAPADKIFANRNTLTGSIGVIISGLNIKELMDNYGVKDQTFTSGPNKALMSPYDDMTDEQNAIVQSIVDESYQFFVDVIVAGRGLERERVLEIADGRIYTGSQAQQVGLVDELGILEDAIEEVATMAGVVDPTVITFTVDEWAQFRKMFYSSPSLSTLFRGINPMEQLAPLTNQPSLLYLWHW
- a CDS encoding class I SAM-dependent methyltransferase; protein product: MGKAELTRPISAKDVEEVTGIEVDLRDFSVADSSDVLDVGAGGEAVIFRSIRKDIFGLEAAEEEIDATKEKGIEDAVGAKIHWIQGDAREMPLDDESFDVVTSFFTCMYLREQESKQQFFNECFRVLRSGGEVHLWDFSIKTDKQVFVGKLKIFLPDNEVVNASYGLGGESKEQTLEAIIDYATKAGFVCEKQELKCPSFYIKFKKP
- the cls gene encoding cardiolipin synthase — its product is MDLTSTITWVISAVFSISIIFIAIVIVLENRNPSKTVTWLTVLYLLPVVGFVFYIFFGRNFRKKRRVKQKEMIKPIGDVNAIIDTQKQILKDKETFLDEKYYSKKRIMKLLLQSNQSPFTTNNRAKVLTNGFEKFSAVFKAIDKATDHIHVEYFIIRNDRIGHAFKQKLLKKAKEGVKVRVIYDGVGSWKVDFQPKFFKELKEAGGEVHCFVPIRVPFLNSRMNYRNHRKIIVVDGKVGFVGGINISDNYLGKGKVFSFWRDTHLQLEGDAVYFLQKIFINDWHFVSNENLNADRYFPTHTFGGSGEQLVQIAASGPDSEWDTIMQLYYLTMATAQDSIHITSPYFIPDDSIIMALKTAALSGVDVRIIIPDVPDYYIVYWATQSYLEELLEAGVKIYQYQKGFIHAKLLIVDGVIASIGSANMDIRSFQLNYEVNALIYNEETVKRLEADFQQDLKECRLITYEEFIKRPLTNKIKESGARLLSPLL